One window of Paroedura picta isolate Pp20150507F chromosome 2, Ppicta_v3.0, whole genome shotgun sequence genomic DNA carries:
- the CYTIP gene encoding cytohesin-interacting protein, with amino-acid sequence MLLVASPSSSEVLEAGPAWKRLLEGPKMSLKRLIQQNRNVHCTGYSTTMNYAPGLEAIGSPPLDNRRAKLSTGSVGTLPRDYKQLALCRTSSSGGSVGLQRKSLKIFKEDNETFGFEIQTLRFQPQTNCSLESCTYICKVKEGSPAYLSGLQSGYILTHINRVSTEGLSHKQMVDLIRLSENPLRLDVVNEALVLKRMELETKLHLLKQALQDKLVEFQALCLREQHLLHDEVNSSSALDPAGLEESNLLSDYIGSGSLLASKPRFSSESSCLSRLSSMTVGSEDSFYQGGLLEDPAREVFSRQSSTEDDCFLPTDSPAPAAKTSLRRHRSISAASSGPGSPLWDRGNAPNVYGTLPRKSRKGSVRKRLLKFIPGLHRAVEEEESRV; translated from the exons ATGCTTTTAGTTGCTTCCCCTTCATCCAGTGAGGTCCTTGAAGCCGGGCCAGCCTGGAAGCGACTTTTGGAGGGGCCCAAAATGTCCTTAAAGAGGCTTATTCAGCAGAACCGCAACGTCCACTGCACGGGCTACAGCACGACGATGAATTACGCCCCCGGCTTAGAAGCGATAGGCAGCCCTCCGCTGGACAACAGAAGGGCCAAACTCTCCACCGGTTCCGTGGGGACCTTGCCCAGGGATTACAAGCAG CTTGCTTTATGCAGAACAAGTTCCTCAGGTGGCTCGGTCGGTCTGCAGAG AAAATCACTCAAAATCTTCAAAGAGGACAATGAAACGTTTGGATTTGAAATTCAG ACTCTTCGATTTCAGCCGCAAACCAATTGCAGCTTGGAAAGCTGCACGTATATCTGCAAAGTAAAGGAAGGAAGCCCTGcctacctctctggactccaaagTG GTTATATTCTGACCCATATCAACCGGGTGAGCACCGAAGGGCTCAGTCACAAGCAAATGGTGGATTTGATCAGATTGTCCGAGAATCCATTAAG GTTGGATGTTGTGAATGAAGCCTTGGTTTTGAAAAGGATGGAACTGGAAACCAAACTGCATCTTTTAAAG CAAGCGTTGCAAGACAAGCTGGTCGAGTTCCAGGCTCTTTGCTTACGGGAGCAACACCTACTTCACG ATGAAGTGAATAGCAGCTCAGCCCTTGACCCGGCGGGGCTAGAAGAATCCAACCTGCTGAGTGACTACATTGGGTCAGGGTCACTCTTGGCAAGCAAGCCTCGGTTCTCCAGCGAGAGCAGCTGTCTGAGCCGCCTCAGCTCCATGACGGTGGGCAGCGAGGACAGCTTCTACCAAGGCGGCCTTCTTGAGGATCCTGCCAGGGAGGTCTTCAGCCGGCAGTCAAGCACGGAGGACGACTGCTTCctccccacagactcccctgcccCGGCGGCAAAGACTTCCCTGCGGAGACACAGAAGCATCAGCGCGGCTAGCAGCGGCCCCGGATCTCCCCTGTGGGACCGAGGCAACGCCCCAAACGTCTACGGGACGCTCCCTCGGAAGAGCAGAAAGGGAAGCGTCCGGAAGAGGCTTTTAAAGTTCATCCCGGGTCTCCACCGGGCCGTCGAAGAGGAGGAAAGCCGAGTCTGA